CCTTTCAAACAGAGACTATTAAACTATTCTGAAGAACCCTAAGAACAGGTAGTACTAATTGTGTAGTCTGTGCATTCAGGACAGGAGGATTATAACAGGTTGAGGCCTCTGAGTTATAGAGGTGCAGATGTGTTCTTGCTGGCCTTTTCTCTAATCAGCAAAGCTAGCTATGAGAACATTGCCAAGAAGGTATGATTTACtattttcaattctattttaCACGTTTGGATGATTGATTTTGATTCATCTGAGACTTtttataatcatcaaagcttgtctgattttgctttctttttgtaTCAATATTTTGGCTCCAGTGGATTTCTGAACTGAGGCACTATGCCCCAGCTGTGCCGATTGTGCTTGTGGGAACCAAACTTGGTAAGATCACTTTTGGtaccttctatttttttcatttcaggttTTACTAATATCAGTAGGATGCAACGGGCTGCAGATTTACGGAACGATAGGCAATATCTGATAGATCATCCCGGTGCCGCACCAATCACGACTGCTCAGGCAAGTAGCTGATTTTCTTTCGTTCACACCAATTTGAACAAAATGAGCTTTTCCATTTCATTTATGAACCCAGCAACTTTCACATTGAGCAGGGGGAAGAACTAAAGAAGATGATCGGTGCTGCTGTTTACTTAGAGTGCAGCTCCAAGACTCAGCAGGTTTGgccaattattatattttcttggtaaaaggaaaacactttttttaacaaaaaatagtatttttacaGATAACTTCATTGCAGAATGAGTTCCAAATGCTGTTAGAATCCTCCTGTTAGCCCTTTTTCTGGATAAAGTACAAACAGCAGACATTTCTCCAGCTAACATCATATATGAATTATGAATAGAGCCAACTCTTACTACACAATAATTGGTGAAAAAGCAGAGGAGCCGTCTATTATCCAAGAACTTAAGATTTTCCCAAATCACTTGTCCTCTTTCCTCTCAGCCATCAATTTGGTCTTAAAATCCAGTTAGAAGTCATTTTCTTTACTCTCACAGTCCCGACAGGCTCAATGAGTAATAGTTAAAGCCAATCGTTTGCTTTTCAGTCTAGGAGCAACACCCTTGCATAGATTCTTTTGCCAATATTTCCTAATTCTAGCAAGTAGCCTGTTGTAGTGCTTCTCATTGTTAAACCTGGTCGGCCGGCTAGTCAACCTGATGACTCGCTAACTtaaaaggtttaaaattaaatcaaataaaaattgatatgttCTAGTTAACTTGATGGATTAACCCGCGATCCAATCGACCGGATAATAAcctgttttgatttgtttatttttataaataatattttttaacttaaaaaaaaaattgatagctTTTAACTAGTCTTCACTTCTGTATTGTAGCTTAACTTAATGCTGTAAATGTCTTATCCCCAGAATGTGAAAGGTGTCTTTGATGCTGCAATCAAGGTTGTTTTGCAGCCTCCGAAGCCAAAGAAAAGGAGACAGAAGCGTAGGGCTCCCTGTGTGTTTCTCTAAATCAATATTCAGCCATCAGTTTCTTCCATGAGAAATCTTGATGACCAGCCAAGTCAAGATCCTGTATGGCTCAGTAGAGTCATGATAGCATTTCTGTTTTCCAATCTCTCAGGGcctctaattttgtttttttaatgtaatgtaATATGTTCATATGCTTCAGGAGGATTGTGGGGCAACTATGTGGTAAACTTGAATCTGTTATCATGTAATGATAGTAAAATTTGTGTATCAAAACCCTAATATTATGATCTCTGCCATGTGATTATCACACCAAACAAATACTGTGCCCTAGTGAATGTGAAGTAATCCTATCAAACTCAGCAAAacatgagagttttttttttttttttgtgtgtgtgtgtgtgttgttaAAAGGCACATATAGCAGGCATAAAGCTAGAATATTAATTTAGAAggcatttatttttgtattgaaataaGCTTCTTTGGGGattttaccaattttattaattttttgttatttatctcAGCAGCTCCCTAAACATCTATATGAAGTTTACAACATGagaaacatttttgtttttgttttgacaaaAGAATTAACGACGAATACATATAAATACAatccattaattaataaattaatatgaagagggagaaaatgataaaaaacagTTTTACTACAACATTTGGAGATACAATCCACTAAGGAATATTATCTCATGTACCTCTAACAATTGAGATTAGATGCATTCATGTATCTTCTTCAATCTAACtgagtattttttttcccattatcTACTAAGGATAGGATTTGGTAGTTTTCAAATTATGGAGTGATGTCCAAAAGAGAATCCAAGAGGTTATCCCCTCCCCTTTCCTGCCCTCAAACCTTTTCCCTCTCTTAAAATGTTAGTAGAAGAAACTCCATAATGTTACTAATGGCAGGGCAACTGTATCATTGTTATGTTGATTCCATATTGTTTTGCTTGGTATCAATTTAGGGCAAACATGATATTTATGTTTCAATGTTAGCCACTTGGAAATAATTGTGTACTTCCGATATGTTTTTAGCTGACCGGAGGGAAAATTGGTGATCGGTTATAGCTGAAGCTGAAACTAATCTTGCCAGAAATGCGCTTCCTGGCGTGGCAGAGACATATGAGGCGCAGGGGAGGGGAGGACTTCAACTTGGTTTGCTCTTCTTGACACTACACGTTGTCGAGCTCTTCTATTTCATGTTAAGCTTAAAAAACTCACAGTACTAAGGTTTACAGTGACATTAGTTTATTTCCCTGTATCTTAAATTTCTGATATGCTTCTGAACTTGAGACATGGATGACTTGAGCTGTCTGTCTCACCTCCTAGAGTCATGTGAGTTTGATTGCTGACTGGGTGGTGtccattttcttattttttctggACAGCTATTTTGTTGAATCAGGTATAAAACTGAGAATAAGGAGAAGCTTGAACCGATTGAAGAAGTGACCATTGAGGCAAGAATTCAAGATTACAGAACTGATTTCTTTTCACAAGATTCGATTTTCACATATGATTTCGTTTCAGGTAAATGAAGAGCATGCGGGGTTTAAGTAATGGAAGCTTTATCTCACAGACGATCTGAGGTTCTCGATATGGGTCCTGTTCCTGGGCATGTTGGCAGGACTAGATTGTCTTTCACAGGTCAGTTATGAGTAAAAGGTCGAAGGaatcaaatctatttttaacaCAATTTTGTGATATATACCCTGTTATGAGGAGCACCAGAGCAGTAACCTGCTGTACTCATTCTCCCGTCTGCGTCACAATATTGTTAACgttagaaaaatacaaaagaaaatattctgACAAACAAGACAGGGATCTAATATCAGTAGTGCACGTCGTCCTCACCTGCAACTGTTAAGTCATTTTGCTTTATTTCCTGTTATTACAGACTCTCTAGATTGTTATGCTGTAAGAGATGCTGGGTTTTGTAGCTTGTAATGACAATTTTTGTTGGTCGCACAGCTAAATTTCTCTCGAACTCCTCCATGATATTGTTCTGTCCTGTCTCGTCTTGTCCCATCACGCCAACCCCATCTGTTCATAGAACCCACAAAGAGCAGGGGAAATGCAGTAGCCATCAGCTGCTTTAGATGTTTCCATGCTTTGTTCATCAGATCTTAGTTTCCTACCAAATTCAACTATACAAAGACCAATCTTTGAAATCATTGCAAGGTTgcaaagaagaaaggaaaagaaaaaaaaaaaaaattgaacgtTGCCTGTTCTTGTCTTTTTCCTTGAAGGAAAGGTGgggtgataattttttatttggttctagtttttattaaaaaaaattatcaaatcagttttttttttaattaaaattcgatttaattattttatattaaaaacaaaaatttatatttttttgggttgtttttgtaatttctaatgggtttgattttaatttgacttgattttttttaatttggctttgttttttttgtttgacttgattttttttatttggattttggttggtttgtttttttttattttaggcttataaaactgattaattatttattttctatttttatatatttaattaatttttcat
This genomic stretch from Populus alba chromosome 19, ASM523922v2, whole genome shotgun sequence harbors:
- the LOC118056655 gene encoding rac-like GTP-binding protein RAC2, which gives rise to MSTARFIKCVTVGDGAVGKTCMLISYTSNTFPTDYVPTVFDNFSANVVVHGSTVNLGLWDTAGQEDYNRLRPLSYRGADVFLLAFSLISKASYENIAKKWISELRHYAPAVPIVLVGTKLDLRNDRQYLIDHPGAAPITTAQGEELKKMIGAAVYLECSSKTQQNVKGVFDAAIKVVLQPPKPKKRRQKRRAPCVFL